The Corynebacterium suranareeae genome window below encodes:
- a CDS encoding glyceraldehyde-3-phosphate dehydrogenase, giving the protein MTHNHKDWNDRIAVAEQMVPLIGRLHRNNNVVVSVFGRLLVNVSDIDIIKSHRYARHIISKELPLESSLDILRELVDMNLGTASIDLGQLAYDFEESDSTDLRAFLEESLAPIIGTEVESKHTDIVLYGFGRIGRLLARILVSREALYDGARLRAIVVRKNGDEDLVKRASLLRRDSVHGGFDGTITTDHDNNIIWANGTPIQVIYSNDPASIDYTEYGINDAVVVDNTGRWRDREGLSQHLKSKGVAKVVLTAPGKGDLKNIVYGINHADITADDQIVSAASCTTNAITPVLKVINDRYGVEFGHVETVHSFTNDQNLIDNFHKGSRRGRAAGLNMVLTETGAAKAVSKALPELEGKLTGNAIRVPTPDVSMAVLNLTLEKEVDRDEVNEFLRRVSLHSNLRQQIDWIRSPEVVSTDFVGTTHAGIVDGLATIATGRHLVLYVWYDNEFGYSNQVIRIVEEIAGVRPRVYPERKQPVAL; this is encoded by the coding sequence ATGACGCACAACCACAAGGACTGGAACGATCGCATTGCAGTTGCGGAGCAAATGGTTCCTCTCATCGGACGCCTGCACCGCAACAACAACGTGGTCGTTTCCGTATTCGGTCGTCTCCTTGTGAATGTCTCAGACATCGACATCATCAAATCTCACCGCTACGCCCGCCACATCATATCCAAGGAACTTCCACTGGAAAGCTCCTTGGATATTTTGCGTGAATTGGTAGACATGAACCTGGGCACCGCATCGATCGATCTGGGGCAGCTGGCCTACGACTTCGAGGAATCTGACAGCACTGACCTGCGTGCCTTCTTGGAAGAATCCCTCGCGCCTATCATTGGCACAGAAGTTGAAAGCAAACACACCGATATCGTGCTCTACGGCTTTGGTCGCATCGGCCGCCTGCTGGCCCGCATCCTGGTCTCCCGCGAAGCACTCTACGATGGCGCACGACTGCGCGCTATCGTTGTGCGCAAAAACGGCGATGAAGACCTGGTCAAACGCGCTTCACTGCTGCGCCGCGATTCTGTCCACGGCGGATTTGATGGCACCATCACCACCGATCATGACAACAACATCATCTGGGCAAACGGCACCCCAATCCAGGTCATTTACTCCAATGACCCAGCAAGCATTGATTACACCGAATATGGAATCAATGACGCCGTTGTTGTCGATAACACCGGACGCTGGCGTGACCGCGAGGGCCTATCCCAGCACCTCAAGTCCAAGGGCGTTGCCAAGGTTGTGCTCACCGCGCCGGGCAAGGGCGATTTGAAGAACATCGTGTACGGCATCAACCATGCTGATATCACCGCTGATGATCAGATCGTATCCGCAGCCTCATGCACCACCAACGCCATTACGCCTGTGCTGAAGGTGATCAACGATCGCTACGGCGTGGAATTCGGCCACGTGGAAACCGTGCACTCCTTCACCAATGATCAGAACCTGATTGATAACTTCCACAAGGGTTCACGTCGTGGCCGTGCCGCGGGCCTAAACATGGTGCTCACCGAAACCGGTGCCGCAAAGGCTGTGTCCAAGGCTCTTCCAGAGCTGGAAGGCAAGCTCACCGGCAACGCCATCCGCGTTCCCACCCCAGATGTATCCATGGCAGTGCTCAACCTGACCTTGGAGAAGGAAGTAGACCGCGACGAGGTCAATGAGTTCCTGCGCCGAGTATCCCTGCACTCCAACCTGCGCCAGCAAATCGATTGGATTCGCTCCCCAGAAGTTGTTTCCACCGACTTCGTGGGCACCACCCACGCGGGCATTGTTGATGGCCTAGCTACCATTGCAACCGGTCGCCACCTGGTGCTCTATGTGTGGTATGACAACGAGTTCGGCTACTCCAACCAGGTCATTCGCATCGTCGAGGAAATCGCCGGTGTGCGCCCACGGGTGTACCCAGAGCGTAAGCAGCCAGTCGCTTTGTAA
- the pth gene encoding aminoacyl-tRNA hydrolase, with protein MGDVKNSPNSPLLVVGLGNPGPKYVGTRHNIGFEVAEELVSRKFASFSVHKRSNTEIAQLPGLIVAKPRSFMNLSGTPIRALCDFFKISAANVIVIHDELELDFGQVKLRQGGGDHGHNGLKSTSKALGTKDYWKLSVGIGRPPGRMDPASFVLKPFGKQELAEIPIMAADAADLVEKHMAS; from the coding sequence ATGGGGGATGTGAAGAACTCTCCCAACTCTCCCCTTTTAGTTGTTGGCCTAGGTAATCCGGGTCCGAAATATGTGGGCACTCGCCACAATATTGGTTTTGAAGTCGCAGAGGAATTAGTATCGCGTAAATTTGCGTCTTTTAGCGTGCATAAACGTTCCAACACTGAAATTGCGCAGCTGCCGGGTTTGATTGTGGCTAAGCCTCGGAGTTTTATGAACCTGTCTGGAACACCGATTAGGGCGTTGTGCGATTTCTTTAAAATTTCAGCTGCCAACGTCATTGTGATCCATGATGAATTAGAGCTTGATTTTGGCCAGGTGAAGCTTCGGCAAGGTGGTGGGGACCACGGGCACAATGGCTTAAAATCCACGTCTAAAGCTTTGGGTACTAAGGATTATTGGAAACTTAGTGTCGGGATCGGCAGGCCACCGGGTCGGATGGATCCGGCAAGTTTTGTGTTGAAGCCTTTTGGCAAGCAAGAACTAGCGGAAATTCCGATCATGGCGGCGGACGCTGCAGATCTCGTCGAAAAGCATATGGCCAGCTAG